In Pseudomonas sp. LRP2-20, the genomic window AGCGAATCGCGATAGCGGGTGCGCTGCTCGCGTTCGCTGCTCAGCAGCCGGTTCAGCGAGCGGGTCAGGCGCAGCAGTTCGCGCGGGTGCTCGCCGCTGAGGCCATCACGTGCGCCAGACTCCACCTCATCCAGCTCAAGGCTCAACCGACGCAACGAGCGCAGCCCCCAGGTCAGGCCGGCCCAGAGCAGCGCCAGCAAGGCCAGCAGGGCCGCGCCAAATCCCAGGTAGAGTTTTTCGCGCAGGCCATCGAGGGTGGCCTTGTATTCACTCACCGGCTGCAGCGCCACGATGCTGTAGGCCGCACTCTGGCCGCCGAGCAGCTTGATCTCGACGTCATAGACGAAGAACTCTTCGCCATCGTTCTGATGGATTCGGGCGAACTCGTTGCCGAGCCCGTCGTAGCGCGGGCGGTAATTGATGTGCCGGTCGGCAGTGGCGCGCGAGCGCCAGACCAGATTGCCGTCACGGTCGAAGATGTAACCCAGCAGGCCGGTATACGGCAGGTTGTAGCGTTCGTCCGGCAGCAATTCGGGCATCTGCAGCTGGCCATGTTCGATGCGCGCGGCGGAGATCAGCGTGGTCACGTCAGAGGCCAGGCGCTGCTCGATCGATTCCTTCAGCGCCAGGCTGAAGGCCTTCTGCAAGGCCGGCAGCAGGGCCAGCATGAACAGCAGCGCCAGCACGGCCGCCGCGAGCATCAGGCGCACCCGCAGCGAGCGGATCATCGGCAGCGCTCGGTGAACAGGTAGCCCAGGCCGCGTACCGTGTCGATCGGTTTGAAACCGGTCTCGCCTTCCAGCTTGCGGCGCAGGCGGCCGACCAGCACTTCGATGACATTGGGGTCGCGCTCCTCGTCACCGGGATAGAGCTGTTCCATCAGCCGGTCCTTGGCCACCACCTGCTGGTGATGACGCATGAGGTATTCGAGGATGCGGTACTCGTAGGCAGTCAGCGCCAGCGGCTGCTCCCCCAGGGTCGCCTGCTTGCGGTTGAGGTCCAGGACCAGGGGGCCGGCGGCGATGGTCGACTGGGTGAAACCGCTGGAGCGGCGCAGCAAGGCGTTCAGGCGCGCTTCGAGCTCTTCGAACTGGAACGGCTTGACCAGATAGTCGTCGGCACCGGCGGCCAGGCCTTCGACCTTGTCCTGCCAGTTGCCGCGGGCAGTAAGAATGAGGATGGGGAACGCCTTGCCCTGGCTGCGCAGGCGGCCGATCAGCTCAAGCCCGCTGATGCCGGGCAGGCCAAGGTCGACGATGGCCAGGTCGAAATGAAAGTGTTCGGACTGGTACAGGGCTTCTTCAGCATCAGCCACGGCTTCGACCACATGGCCACTTTCGCCCAGGCGCGTGTGGAGGTGGTGCCGCAGCAGGGCTTCGTCCTCGACCACCAGCAGTTTCATGTAGAACTCCTATTCATGTATTGCCTGTGCTGGCCCGTTCGCGGGTAAACCCGCTCCCACAGCAGTCCCTGTGGGAGCGGGTTTACCCGCGAAGAGGCCAGTACAGGATAACTCGGCTCGCCGGTCAGAACTTGTAGGTTGCGGCCAGGTAAGTTTGGGCACTGCTGGTCAGGCGCAGGGTACCTTCCTTCGGCCCGCCGCTGGCACCCACTTCAGTGGCGGCATTGGTGCGCAGGTAACGGTACCCCAGCTCCATCGAAGCATTATCGGTGATTTCCTGAATCACCCCGGCCTGCAGGCCCACTGCATAACCGTAGTCGGTATCACGGCTGGCCCCTGGCGAATCCTGGGTCAGCTTGGTCATGCCCAGGCTGCCACCGCCGAACAGTTTGGTGGTGTCGCCCACCGGCAGGAACAGGTCGTAGCTGCCAAGCAGGTTTTCCTGGCGCAGCTTGAGGCCGCTGTGGTCGCCAGAAACGTTGTCATACGTCATGTAGTAGCGCCCCTGGTCGTTGACCTTGCCCAGGCGCACGCCCCAGGTATCGTCCTTGCCGATGATGCCGTCGGCGTTCAGGTGGTCGGTGTTGCGCTGCAGCAAGCCAGACTTGCGCACCTTGTCGCTGGTCTGGCCGTAGGTCAGGCTGGCGAAGTTGTCATCGGCGGCCTGGGCGGTGGTCATGCCAGCGGCGCACACGGCCATGGCAGCGAGCAGGGAATTGAAGGTTTTCATGCTGTCATACTCCAGATGAAGGCACTGTTGCGGTCTGGAAGCTAGAGTAAGCAGGGTGCCCTGAACCGCGGCTGAACCTTGACTGAACCTCGGCTGAACGATCTGTTTGCAAAACAAGGAGTAGTGAACATGCGCGCCCTGCTGGCCCTGACCCTGATGTGCAGCGCCGCCCTCGCCCAAGCGGCAGTGCAGACCCGTGAAATTCGTTACCAGGATGCCGACGGCACCGCGCTGATCGGCTACTACGCTTACGACGATGCCGTGAAGGGCGAGCGCCCAGGCGTACTGGTGGTGCACGAATGGTGGGGGCTGAACGACTATGCCAAACGCCGTGCCCGCGACCTTGCCGCGCTGGGCTACAGCGCGCTGGCCATCGACATGTATGGCGATGGCAAGCACACCGAGCATCCACAGGATGCCCAGAAGTTCATGGCCGAGGCGATGAAGGATGCGGCAGCATCGGCCAAGCGCTTCGACGCCGGGCTGGACCTGTTGAAGAAACAGCCCTACACCGACAAACACAAGCTCGGCGCGGTGGGTTACTGCTTCGGTGGCAAGGTGGTGCTCGATGCCGCACGCCGCGGCGCCAGGCTTGATGGCGTGGTGAGCTTCCATGGCGCGCTGGCCACCCAGACACCGGTCACCAAGCC contains:
- a CDS encoding ATP-binding protein, whose translation is MIRSLRVRLMLAAAVLALLFMLALLPALQKAFSLALKESIEQRLASDVTTLISAARIEHGQLQMPELLPDERYNLPYTGLLGYIFDRDGNLVWRSRATADRHINYRPRYDGLGNEFARIHQNDGEEFFVYDVEIKLLGGQSAAYSIVALQPVSEYKATLDGLREKLYLGFGAALLALLALLWAGLTWGLRSLRRLSLELDEVESGARDGLSGEHPRELLRLTRSLNRLLSSEREQRTRYRDSLGDLAHSLKTPLAVLQGVGESMQQRAGEREQARVLQSQIERMSQQIDYQLQRASLRKSGLVRHSVLLLPVLESLCSTLAKVYRDKQVEVELDVLAQSRVPVEQGALLELLGNLLENAYRLSLGHVRVSLQEAPGTLALCIEDDGPGVPADQRERILERGERLDRQHPGQGIGLAVVKDIVDSYGAGLSLEDSPLGGAAFRIIFHLD
- a CDS encoding response regulator; this translates as MKLLVVEDEALLRHHLHTRLGESGHVVEAVADAEEALYQSEHFHFDLAIVDLGLPGISGLELIGRLRSQGKAFPILILTARGNWQDKVEGLAAGADDYLVKPFQFEELEARLNALLRRSSGFTQSTIAAGPLVLDLNRKQATLGEQPLALTAYEYRILEYLMRHHQQVVAKDRLMEQLYPGDEERDPNVIEVLVGRLRRKLEGETGFKPIDTVRGLGYLFTERCR
- a CDS encoding porin family protein translates to MKTFNSLLAAMAVCAAGMTTAQAADDNFASLTYGQTSDKVRKSGLLQRNTDHLNADGIIGKDDTWGVRLGKVNDQGRYYMTYDNVSGDHSGLKLRQENLLGSYDLFLPVGDTTKLFGGGSLGMTKLTQDSPGASRDTDYGYAVGLQAGVIQEITDNASMELGYRYLRTNAATEVGASGGPKEGTLRLTSSAQTYLAATYKF
- a CDS encoding dienelactone hydrolase family protein — protein: MRALLALTLMCSAALAQAAVQTREIRYQDADGTALIGYYAYDDAVKGERPGVLVVHEWWGLNDYAKRRARDLAALGYSALAIDMYGDGKHTEHPQDAQKFMAEAMKDAAASAKRFDAGLDLLKKQPYTDKHKLGAVGYCFGGKVVLDAARRGARLDGVVSFHGALATQTPVTKPGVVRAYVLVEHGAADSMVTPQQVDAFKKEMDAAKVNYQFVSIPGAKHGFTNPDADRLSHGEHGGPDIGYNEAADKSSWADMQAFFKQVFK